CCGGAGTGGAGACTCGACGAGGTGCCCTGCGCGAAGGCGGGCGCCGGCATCAGCGCGAGCACGACGCCGAGCACGACGCTCGCGGTGACCGCCGCCGTGCCGCGCGCCACGCGCCACACGCGCGACTCCTCTTCGCGAAACTCGGGGAACATGCACACGACGCTGCCCGCCATGAGGATGAGGCACCCGAGCCAGATGAAGCTCACCAAGGGGTTCACGTGGATCTGCAGCGACGCGAGCTTGGTCTGCGGGTTGATGGTGCCGACCACCACGTAGAGATCGCTGCGCACCTGGTGGAGCATCGCCACCTCGGTCGTGGGCGACTCGGGCATCTTCTTGTAGATGAACTTCGCGGGGTGGAGGACGCCGAGCTCTTTGCCCTTCTCCGTGACGCGTATGTCCGCGAACACCATGCGTTTCTCGGTGTCGACCTCCATGCGCGGGCCGCGGTACTCGAGCGTGAGGTGCTCGACCTGCACGGTCTGGCCCGGCGAGAGCGAGGTCTCCTTGTCGAGCGTCCACGACTTGCCCGTGAAGCCGAAGAACATGAGCACGATGCCGAGGTGCACGATGTAGCCGCCGTACCGGCGACGTGAAGTCGGGGGCAGGGTGAACATCGTGTAGATGAAGCCCGGCAGGAGCCCGAAGTAGTACAGCACCCGCGGCGTGGTCTCCGTGCCTGCGCGCGCGCGCGCGATGAACAGCCACGCGAACTCTTGCACGATGACGGCCGTGTTGAAGACGCACAGCGAGAGGCCGAGCACCGGCGTCACCGCGTTGAACGCGGCGAGGGACCTGCCGAGCAGGCCGGCGTAGATGGGCTCGGACCACACCACGGCCGGGTACCCGAGCGACTTTCCGAACAGCAGATGCAGCACCACGTAGGCGCCGGTGATCGCCACGGGCCGGAGGAAGTTCTTGATGAGCAGCTCGCGGCTGGTTTTCTTCCACCCGAACAGCGTGCCGATGCCCATCAGGAAAAATATGAGGAGGCCGAGCGGCTGAACCCACGCGTTGTAGTAGGGCGGGCCGACGGTGACCTTCTCGTTCCAGAGGGCCTCGCTGACCATCGGGAACGTGGTGGCGGCGAGCACGAACAGCAGGAAGCCGAGCAGGCCCCAGTTGTTCAGCATGAAGGTGAACTCGCGCGACCAGAGCGACTCCATGCGCGGTCGCGTGGAGATGAGCTTGAGCCCCGCGGTCATGCGGCGGTACACGAGCTCGAGCGCGGCGAACACGGCCCCGCCCGCGAGCAGCGAGAAGACGCCCACCTTGATGAGCGTGCGCTTCGCGTTGTACGCGGAGAGGGCCTCGGGCCCCATCACGTCGCCGGGCACGTGGGTCATCGCGGGCCCGCCCACCTTCGAAGAGACGAAATACGCGCCCGCGAGGAGCAGGAGCACGAGCCACCCCGTCAGCATCGCCGCGTAGCGGAGCGTGGGGCTCGGGGTGAGGTTGCGGAGCTCCGGCCAGCGGAAGAGCACGAGCGTGAAGCAGAACGCGGCCACGATGACCAAGAACCACACGAAATAGGTGCCGATCGACGACTGCGCGAACGAGTGCACGCTGGCGATCGCGCCCGACCGCGTGAGGAACGTGCCGAAGATCGTCATGAAGAACGTGACGCAGATGAGCACCACGTTCCACACCTTGAGGAGGCCGCGGCGCTCCTGGATCATCACGGAGTGCACGAACGCGCTGATGGTGAGGAAGGGCATGAACGCCGCGTTCTCGACCGGATCCCACGCCCAGTAGCCGCCCCAGCCGAGCTCCTCGTAGGCCCACAGCATGCCGAGCGTGTTGCCGATGCCGAGGAAGAGCCAGGCGAAGAGCGTGTACTTGCGGCAGGCCTTGATCCACTCGTCGCCGAGGCGCCCGGTGACGAGCGCGGCGACGGCGAAGGCGAAGGGGATCGTGCACCCGACGAAGCCCACGTAGAGGCTCGGCGGGTGGATGATCATGTAGAAATTCTGGAGCAGCGGGTTCAGGCCCTCGCCGTCGTTGCGGGCGCCGGCCACGCTCGTGGAGAAGGGGTTCGCGGCGAACGCCATGAGCACGCAGAAGAAGATGACGACGCCCATCAGCGTGGCGATGATCGTGGGCTGGAGCTCGAGGTGCTTCTTTCCGAGGGTAAAGATGCACGCGCCGATGTAGAGGCTGAGGAGGAACAGCCACCACAAGAGCGAGCCATCTTGCCCACCCCACAGCGCCGTCAGCAGGAAGATCGTGGGCATGCCGCGGTCGGAGTAGTGCGCGACGTAGCGCATGCGAAAGTCATGGCTCACGAACGCGTAGGCGAGGCAGAGCACGGTGACCGCGATGAGGGCCACCGTGCCGTAGGAGCCGAACCGCGCGGCCTGGAGGGCCCGCACGCCGCGCTTCTCCGCGGCGAAGACGTGGGCCGACACGGCCACCGCGAACGTGTAGCTCGCGGCGATCATGATGCAGAGCAGCAGCGAGCTGCCAAAGAGCGGAAACGATTGCCACATGTTGACCTCGGGGATCCCCCGGCCGCCGGGCGTGCCCGCGCGACGGCGCGAGGGCGACCTCGTCTCGCTCTTTGGGGGCGAGAGACCGCCAGGCCCAGCCCTTGGGAGGCAGAGTCTGGCGGCGCATGGGCGGCGCGCCGGGCGTGCCGCCCAGGAGGGCGAGGGATCGGCGGGCACTCTAGCGCGGAGAGGGCGCGAACACCGCATCTCCGTGTGATCTCGGGCGCCTCGCCGCGCCCGCGCTCGAGCATGGCAGAGCTCTGTCCCGCGTGAGCCCGACCTCTCGCCACGCGCCCGCGCCCGCGCCCGCGCCTCGGACCGCGCCTCGAGCGACGTTCGCCACCCACGCCGCGCTCCTCGTCGTGCAGGTGGCCTTCGCTTCCCAAGCGGTCGAGGCCAAGGTGCTCATGCTCCCGCGCGCCGCCGGCGGTGAGGGCCTCCCCGCCTTCGCATTGGCGATGGCGCGCATGCTCGCGGGAGCGGCGTTTTTTCAGGGATACTGGGTACTTACGAGGCGTGGCCCTCCACCGCCGCGGCTCACCGCGAGGGATCACGCGGCCCTCTTTGGGCTGAGCTTGCTCGGCATCACGCTGAACCAGGCGCTGTTCCTCCTGGGGCTCGGGCGCACGAGCCCGTTCGCCGCCGCGCTGCTCAGCGCCACCATCCCGGTGTGCACGGCGGGCCTGTCCGCCGCGCTGGGGCTCGAGCGCCTCCGCGCGCGGACGGTCTTCGGCCTCGGCGTGGCCATCGCCGGGGTGCTCGTGCTCACGGGGCTCCGCACCATCGACCGAGGCGCGGCCCTGGTCGCGCTGAACTCGCTCCTCTACGCGAGCTACCTCGTGCTCGGGCGGAGCACGATCGTGCGCCTCGGGGCGCTGCGCGTGGTCACGTGGGTCTTCACCTACGGGGCGATCACCTTCGCGCCGTTCGCGCTCCCCGAGCTCGTGGCCGCGGCGCCGGAGCTCACGACCCGCGGCACCTGGCTCCTGCTCTACATCCTCGCCATGCCCACCATCGTGGCCTACCTGCTGAACGCGTGGGCGCTCGGCCGCTCCACGCCCACGCTGGTGACCGTGTACATCTACCTCCAGCCGCTGATCGCCGGCCTTCTGGCGTATGTGCAGCTCGGGCAGGCCCTCTCTTCCCGCATGGGGACCGCGGGCGTGCTCGTGCTCGTCGGCGTGACCATCGTAGCGACCCGCCGCGCGGAGCCCCTCGGCTGAATCAGCGGTCATGCTCTTCGATCGAGCCCGCTGATTTGGCCTGCGATCGGGCTCCGCGCGCCCTCAAGTCAGGGTGTAGCCTCACGGCATGGACGCAAAAGCACGAGAGCTCCTCCAGACGCTGGCGGCGGCGGGCATCACGAAGGTGAAGGTGGGAGGCTTCGACATCGACGGCGTCCTGCGCGGCAAGTACATGTCGCTCGACAAGTTCCAGAGCGCGCTCAAAGGCGGCTTCGGCTTCTGCGACGTCATCTTCGGGTGGGACCTGCACGACGTCCTCTACGACAACGCCAAGGTCACAGGCTGGGCCTCCGGCTACCCCGACACCCACGCGGTGCTCGACCTCGACACGTTCCGCGTGCTCCCGGACGAGCCCGGCACCGCGGCGATGCTGGTCGACTTCGTCACGAGCACCGGCGAGGCGCACCCGGCCTGTCCGCGCGGCCTCTTGAAGAAGGTCCTCGCGCGCGCCAAAGCCATGGGCTTCCGCGTCACCTTCGCGAGCGAGCTCGAGTTCTACGTGTTCAAAGAGACCCCCGAGTCCATCCGCGACAAGGGCTACCGCGGGCTCACGCCGCTCTCCCCGGGCATGTTCGGCTACTCGTGGCTCCGCACAGGGGAGAACAAGGCCTTCTGCGAGGCGCTGTGGAGCCAGGCGCTCGCGTTCGACATCCCGCTCGAGGCGCTCCACACCGAGACCGGGCCGGGCGTGTACGAGGTGGCCATCCGTTACGACGAGGCCTTGCGCATGGCCGACAAAGCGGCGCTCTTCAAGACCCTCGCGAAGGAGGTGGGCTTTCGCCACGGCGTGATGCCCACGTTCATGGCCAAGTGGAACCCGAGCCTCCCCGGCTCGAGCGGGCACCTGCACCAGTCGCTCTGGGGCAAGCCCGAGGGCTCCGAGGAAGAGGTAAACCTCTTTTACCAAGAGGGCGCGCCCGCGGAGCTGAGCCCGCTCGGCGGGA
This genomic stretch from Myxococcales bacterium harbors:
- the ccsA gene encoding cytochrome c biogenesis protein CcsA, which codes for MWQSFPLFGSSLLLCIMIAASYTFAVAVSAHVFAAEKRGVRALQAARFGSYGTVALIAVTVLCLAYAFVSHDFRMRYVAHYSDRGMPTIFLLTALWGGQDGSLLWWLFLLSLYIGACIFTLGKKHLELQPTIIATLMGVVIFFCVLMAFAANPFSTSVAGARNDGEGLNPLLQNFYMIIHPPSLYVGFVGCTIPFAFAVAALVTGRLGDEWIKACRKYTLFAWLFLGIGNTLGMLWAYEELGWGGYWAWDPVENAAFMPFLTISAFVHSVMIQERRGLLKVWNVVLICVTFFMTIFGTFLTRSGAIASVHSFAQSSIGTYFVWFLVIVAAFCFTLVLFRWPELRNLTPSPTLRYAAMLTGWLVLLLLAGAYFVSSKVGGPAMTHVPGDVMGPEALSAYNAKRTLIKVGVFSLLAGGAVFAALELVYRRMTAGLKLISTRPRMESLWSREFTFMLNNWGLLGFLLFVLAATTFPMVSEALWNEKVTVGPPYYNAWVQPLGLLIFFLMGIGTLFGWKKTSRELLIKNFLRPVAITGAYVVLHLLFGKSLGYPAVVWSEPIYAGLLGRSLAAFNAVTPVLGLSLCVFNTAVIVQEFAWLFIARARAGTETTPRVLYYFGLLPGFIYTMFTLPPTSRRRYGGYIVHLGIVLMFFGFTGKSWTLDKETSLSPGQTVQVEHLTLEYRGPRMEVDTEKRMVFADIRVTEKGKELGVLHPAKFIYKKMPESPTTEVAMLHQVRSDLYVVVGTINPQTKLASLQIHVNPLVSFIWLGCLILMAGSVVCMFPEFREEESRVWRVARGTAAVTASVVLGVVLALMPAPAFAQGTSSSLHSGTVKIENEKEKEVFGALRCMCGTCARDLLSTCGCGEADETRARLREKLAAGVTKDQIVAEYAAEYGSESLAIPPNTGAMRAIYIAPLAVIGGGAIGLGFMLRRWRTADPSAPAAVEGAGDTKDAKDAKDAKLDGYDARLDEELRGLDDA
- a CDS encoding DMT family transporter, which gives rise to MSPTSRHAPAPAPAPRTAPRATFATHAALLVVQVAFASQAVEAKVLMLPRAAGGEGLPAFALAMARMLAGAAFFQGYWVLTRRGPPPPRLTARDHAALFGLSLLGITLNQALFLLGLGRTSPFAAALLSATIPVCTAGLSAALGLERLRARTVFGLGVAIAGVLVLTGLRTIDRGAALVALNSLLYASYLVLGRSTIVRLGALRVVTWVFTYGAITFAPFALPELVAAAPELTTRGTWLLLYILAMPTIVAYLLNAWALGRSTPTLVTVYIYLQPLIAGLLAYVQLGQALSSRMGTAGVLVLVGVTIVATRRAEPLG
- a CDS encoding glutamine synthetase; amino-acid sequence: MDAKARELLQTLAAAGITKVKVGGFDIDGVLRGKYMSLDKFQSALKGGFGFCDVIFGWDLHDVLYDNAKVTGWASGYPDTHAVLDLDTFRVLPDEPGTAAMLVDFVTSTGEAHPACPRGLLKKVLARAKAMGFRVTFASELEFYVFKETPESIRDKGYRGLTPLSPGMFGYSWLRTGENKAFCEALWSQALAFDIPLEALHTETGPGVYEVAIRYDEALRMADKAALFKTLAKEVGFRHGVMPTFMAKWNPSLPGSSGHLHQSLWGKPEGSEEEVNLFYQEGAPAELSPLGGSYLAGQLALMPELTALLSPTINSYKRYVPGVWAPLTATWGVENRTCAIRAIGGGPSGTRLEHRQPAADLNPYIAIATALAAGLWGIEQQLAPPPPSRGDASATTDPKLTLPRTLREANARLAESEIARSLLGADFVDHYVGTRDWEVRQYERAVTDWELARYFEAI